tttcaatattatgtagtatgttgttgttttttctttatgagaggatgtaatgtgtatgtttaagtattgtagaaaaataaaattattaaaaaaaaaacttaaaacaaaacaagttgCTAAAGCTAGAAGAACTGATTGCAGAATTTTACAAATAATAGATAGATATCCTTGCAAATGTGCTAACTGTACTGCATAACCAAGTTATTAGTAATAATTTCACTACAGTATATTGTGGCACCTATGTTAACTGAATTGCATAACTGAGTTATTAGTTATTATATTATATCATCCAATCTCGGCAACTATGAAAATTAGTAACTAATGTGGAATGATAGAGACCTATTCCATGATTAAACCTAAATTATAGCATTTTAACCCCTATTTTAGCAAAGAGGCTTAAAGCAGTTATTGGTAAATTCATTGCGGAATGGTCAGAAATCTGTTTTCTTCCCGTGCTACCTCAAAACCAGGTGTGGGTAACACACAGTTTATGTTATGCATGTGTCCCAGGTCCCCCTCCAGTGTGGCTACCACCGACaatgctgttgctccaccataatTTATTTGCAACAACAAACCACTATGGAGCACTAAAATGGCCAGATTTAGCTTGTTTCTTCACAGGTttagtggtggcagcaggtgtGTTTCCCATGCGGCGAGAGGGCAGTCCCTGCTAAACACTTTATTCTTTTTTTCCCTGCAGGAGAGACGAGGCACGAGATGTTATGGCAGCTTCAAATGAAACAGTGGTGACAGAGTTCATCTTAGCTGGATTATCTGAACACCCCAGAGCTTTTGTTTCGTCTTGGTGGTGTACCTCATTAGCTTTCTTGGCAACGGCCTCATCATCATCTTGTGTATTGTTGATTCTCAGCTTCATACCcccatgtatttctttatttctgtccTCTCCTCTATAGACCTCATCATTACCAACAATATCCTTCCTGAGATCTTGGTCAACTGTTTCATTTACAGGCCCACCATTTCTTTCTCCAGATGCTTGTCCCAGATGTATCTTGGTGTCTTACTTTTTGCAACAGATTGCATCCTCCTTGCTGTCATGGCATATGACCGCTTTGCAGCTATATGCCAGCCCTTATACTACATGCAGTTCATGAGCTGGAGGCTTTGCATCGGTTTGGCAGCTACATCTGTGGCCTTCTCCTTCCTGTTAACCCTAATCAATGTGCTCTTGCAGCCTACTGACCTCTGTGGCCAGCGCATCATCAACCATTTTGGATGTGAGCTGCAGTCTTTCCTCAAACTGGCTTGCTCTGACACACACTTTAGTGAGCTCTTCATGTATGtttcctgcctctttctcctAATACTACCCTTTGGTTTCATTGTTGTGACATATAGACGGATAGGCCTGGCTGTACTGCGCATCCACTCGACACAGGGCCGCAGGAAAGCCTTCTCCACCTGTAGCTCTCACTTTGCTGTGGTCACTGTCTTTTATGGGACAATCATGATCATGTATTTGAGCCCACAAGGGAAATCTGTTTCTTACAAGGACAAAATCATACCCTTGATGTATGGGGCTCTGACTCCCACACTCAACCCTTTGATCTACAGCCTGAGAAACAAAGATGTGAAGGGAGCATTCTGGAAACTGGTTGGAAGGAAGCATCAATGTAAATAACAGAAGCAGACATTATTTACCTGTGATGAAATGGTATTGAAATGATATTTGGTTGTGTTCTTAATTTTCTCTATCAAAACCCTTTTCTTACAAGTAATGGTAAGTCGGTGGAAGAGGGGAGTTAAAATAGTGTTAGAATGGTGTCTTCTGATCAGTTGTTTCATTTTcagttgagaaagagagagagagcaactgtCACAGGGTTTTTCTTTGAGAATTATATAAGGATCGGCAGTCAGAGTAAGGAACTGGAGCTTTAGATTTCCCAGGGAGCTGGAGGTTggtatatttattttagaatctgattattaggaaaggaattaagaAAACATTTGAAAATTTATTTTAACACCATGAAGCTTAAGTTGTATTAAAACAGCCTTACTCTTTGTAAATAAAGTAGTTTGTTTGTTATAAGACCCTTCTCTGTCTTATTTGCTGACAATAGAGGGGTGAAAGAAACTACAAAGGAAGTAAGATAAAGGTTGATGATATGCACACTCTCACACAAAGAAGTTTCAAATTCCCTCTTAAAAGGAAGAGGCTGGTGGCAGCGTAATAGAGGGTAGAGGTAGTGTCACAAAGGGTGGTGATGCCACAGAACCATATACAGTTGTCTACAGTAGGAAATTACTGGTAACCATTTGCAACAAGACATAGTGGGGAAGCGATTGATGCTTCTGACATGTTTGTCTTAAGGTCAATCAACAGAATTTGAGCCTCCTTATGCCAAAAATATTTTCTGTGCTAacgatttctatttcctaaatatatgGAGGATCCACTGGGTCCCCATAACCCAAATCCAAGCCCTTCAGTAATTTCTCCATTGGTGAATGGTAGAAGGAAGAGAGCATCCTCCTTCCATGGCCAGCcgtaccattaggcagactgataCAACTATCTCAGGTCGTAGCAGATGCTTGGGGGGAGCAGTGGCTGTCTTCTCGCTATTCTCATGAATTATCTGGCTGCCCCCTCTATTGGAGAATGGAGCAGTGCATGCCATGCAACCTGGGGGAATGTCTAGATGTGGGGAAAGCctcacagtggctgcaaatctacaCTGCATCAGTTAGCCCATGAAGCTCTGTTTTGAAAAAGCCAGGTACTTACTCGGGCTTTAGTTAGACATACCTGTCATtgcacaacggaggggtgaagatctcatgatgtttttatcgtgagatccccccccctctgtttacattagatgcatgatgacctcagagggagaggcatcgcacccaccattttgttttgttttttcttaaagggggagatgcgcacgagtgctcatgcgcaaatggtaaggtttttttttaaaaaaaaagtattttccttactcaccccaccccacccccaatgggcacagtgttcctgaggagctctgtgccccgtgcgtgggtcccggctcctcacgaggaaccatgaggaaccaggacaaaccatgatgcctggccacacagggctgagcccaagaccatggaaaacccaggctcaaagggtacggtgagatcccagggcaagggagggatcatccctccctgatcccaggatcccctgtgtgtcatgtgaatgcacagggacgaccctggggatCGCCtagggatttcgccccatctagctaaggcctctgactttttcattgggagtgagTTCAATACAGTTCTTCTACCATCTCACCTTGTACCAGGGGCCAATCTGGGGGCAATTCTGGTGGAAGGCAACAAGTGATTGGtttccttccaccaggaagaggggaagGATTCCACACAGAACTattgggaggggaaagaggcatCCCACTTTGAATGAATGGCCTCTATTCGTCTACTATGCCAGGAAATATAATCCAATTCTGATCAATAGACAAAGTTATAGCCAGTTTTGAATTCCCATTATTGTCAGTGGGAGTGCTAAAGCCTTGAATTTCCAAATCTCAGCTGAAGTATGGTAATGtctagatggatggatggactccAGTCAAAGTGGATGGACTCCAAGCCAGTCTGAGCCAAAGTGGACCATTTTCTGAAGTGCCACAATGGGGTTCAATTCAAATCACATTGTGCAACTgggaattttacacacacacaatgtttggCATTCTTACAGCCAAGCAAAACCAGACAGAGCAGGCAAAGTAAGTTTGCTTTGCACTGCCAATTTAGAAGAAGGAATCAGCAAAAGGATAGATGGTTggatgggggagaaggaaggatgGAGAATTAGATGGAAGGAATTGGTCTAGGAagaattggtgggagattcaggacagataaaaggaagtagttcttcacacagcgcatagttaaactctgtaattcactaccacaagatgtggtgatggccaccaatttggatggctttaaaaggatggtggtggatgaattcctggaggagaaggctatccgtggctactagccctgatggctaagtgcaaccttcggtatcagaggcagtaagcctgtatacaccagttgttgggggaaatcgtgggagggtgctgttgcaccatgtcctgcttgtgggtgcctggtcgacagctggttggccactgtgtgaacagaatgctggactagatggactcttggtctgatccagcaggacttatGTGCTTATGAATTAGGACCCTTCAAGCAACTTGATGGAAAATTACACCTACACAACCACTCAGTGGGTTGCAATGTTTCAAGGCTGTTCGAAGGGATCAGATTCATTTTTGGGGTAAGCCCCTGGTGCTTGCCAATCATCTAGATAGGGATGGGGGAGgtatttggttcattttttaaaatttgaatttacCTGATTTGTCACTTTCAAATCAGCTTGTGACCAAAAACACTTGACTTTCAAAATTCACACTCCTCTGAATTTTCCAATTACAGTTCTCCAGTTAAAAATAGGTACAATTATGTATATTTGGGAACTGTGTGCACAAAGGTGTttctcagtaaaaaaaaataatacaataaaaatactttATATTAGGTCAATGTTTGTGGGGGCGGAGCCAACAACGGAATGAAGCAGTAGGGCATTTCTTTACTCCAGCGATGGTGAGTCCAAATAAGCATATCAAATAAAGCAATCAGACTAACAGTGATGAAGAGATGTTTGTAAAACTCTGAGCTgaaggcggggtgtgtgtgtgaagaataaaCTGTGTCAGTACGGAGAATCGGATAATTATATTGAAGGAATGTGGGGGCTGGGAGTAGCTGTTTTCTCTGAGCATTCTCTCTAACGGAGCACATTCTTAGAGTGAAAGATTCTTGGAAGAAAGCCAGCGTTGGaagagagattgattgatagccCCAATTTAGTAATTACTGTTTAACTGCGGCAATAAATCCCCCGTCAGTAAGCTCAGTTGTGAATCGGCAACTGTTTGTGTCGAAAGTGAAACCAAATGAAAGtccagaaagaaaaataaaaggttaTAACTTAACTGTTGCCACTGGAAAAAAAACAATTTGAGAAGCTTAAGTGGTAGAGGAAACACCCGTCAAATAACACTGATTCTTGTCTTCAAAAAATAGCTGATTTGGAAAAAGATAGTGAAGAAAGTACAGCTGAGGCAGAGGTAGAAATGGCCGCCAAAGCTGGCATTGATCCAGATACACAACTAGCGACTATGGCCGAAATTACAGTTCTaatgaaagggatgaaagaagcgatttttggggaaatttaggAGGAAGCTGCAAAAACAAATAAACGTGTAGACCAACTAACTGCAGAGGTTGCCAAGATTGATAAGCAATTGAAGTCTGTTAAAACAGAAGTGGATCAGGTGGGAAAGCAAGTGCAACAGCTGCAGGAAGAGCAGGAGTTAAAATTTAATGACCATGAGAAGAGACTGATTTCTCTGGAGGATCAAAGCAGAAGATCATCAATTCGTCTTCGTAATTTTGTGGAGAAGCAAGGGGAGAACCTCAGACAGATCCTGCCAACTGGTTTAAAGAACTGCTCCCTACCCTTAAGATTGGAGAAGAGGATGTGGAGCGGGTTCACAGGATTGGAGGCTACAGGTGGGGTTCATCTCCAAGGGATGTCTTGCTCAAATTTTCAAATTATTTCAAAAAAGAGCAGCTAATGGGAGAGCTGAGATCATTGGGAGAGTTGAAGTTTAAAGGAGCTCAAATGCAAGTCTATAATGACCTATGTCAACAAACTATAGACTGGAGGCGCAGCGTCAAACCAATAACATTGGAATTGAAGAAAAGATCGATTAATTATGCTTGGGGCTACCCAGTCTTTTTGAGGTTTATGTATAAGGGGAAGCATTATAAAGTTTTTTCTTTGCAGCAAGGTATGGAGCTACTTGAAAGTTTAGATCTGGGTCCCCGAGATGGTGACGGTGACGGTCCAAAGGAAGAcgatggaggagaaggaggagctgcaGGTGGTGGGAAGTAATTGGATAACAAAGATGATATGCAGTATTGATgtaattagtaggggtgtgcacggaccccccactccgcttcactttaagatccgccattttcagatcggcctgctccgccccgcccccactccg
This window of the Elgaria multicarinata webbii isolate HBS135686 ecotype San Diego chromosome 3, rElgMul1.1.pri, whole genome shotgun sequence genome carries:
- the LOC134393918 gene encoding olfactory receptor 13H1-like, whose product is MYFFISVLSSIDLIITNNILPEILVNCFIYRPTISFSRCLSQMYLGVLLFATDCILLAVMAYDRFAAICQPLYYMQFMSWRLCIGLAATSVAFSFLLTLINVLLQPTDLCGQRIINHFGCELQSFLKLACSDTHFSELFMYVSCLFLLILPFGFIVVTYRRIGLAVLRIHSTQGRRKAFSTCSSHFAVVTVFYGTIMIMYLSPQGKSVSYKDKIIPLMYGALTPTLNPLIYSLRNKDVKGAFWKLVGRKHQSDLEKDSEESTAEAEVEMAAKAGIDPDTQLATMAEITVLMKGMKEAIFGEI